CTGCAGCTGACCGGGGAGGGCGGCCTGCTGCAGAAGCTGACCAAGCTGGTGATGGAGTCGGCGTTGGACGGCGAACTGGACGATCATCTGGGATACGGCAAGCACGATCCGGCCGGGCGCGACGGCGGCAACTCCCGTAACGGCCGGCGGTCCAAGACGCTGCTGACCGAGGCCGGGCCGGTGGAGATCTCGGTGCCCAGGGACCGCGACGCGTCGTTCGAGCCGCGGATCGTGGCCAAGCGGCAGCGCCGGCTGACCGGGGTGGATGACCTGGTGATCTCACTGTCGGCCAAGGGCCTGACCCATGGCGAGATCGCG
The Arthrobacter sp. OAP107 DNA segment above includes these coding regions:
- a CDS encoding transposase, whose amino-acid sequence is MDAVDEELVRQLTERARAEGLQLTGEGGLLQKLTKLVMESALDGELDDHLGYGKHDPAGRDGGNSRNGRRSKTLLTEAGPVEISVPRDRDASFEPRIVAKRQRRLTGVDDLVISLSAKGLTHGEIA